ttttgggtttttggggagttttttcttgcctgccatgaggattaagtcagggggtgctgtcatattttgatttgactgctgtggcctgtaaagccctttgagactgtaaacagtgatattgggctctaaataaacttgaacttgaacttgaacttgaactctTGGACGCGTAAGAGTGAGAGGAAGGACATATGACCCTAACCAACAGTGTTTGAATGTATtatgtgagtgtagagaaaaGGTGAACGGCAAGAGCATTCCGCTGGATGTTTTGCCCGAGGGAGCTGAGGAACCATGGAGGATTGTGGGGCCCTTAGCTGAGGAACATCAGATGCCTGCTCAAGATGGACGGAGAGGAGACCATGTAGCGGATGCTGCTAGCCCACTCCAGGCCTGCTCACCTGAGGCCATCATTAGAGCGGTAGGAGATCTgattgagaaaacaaagaagtcTTCCAGTGAGAGTAGCTCCTATAGGAGACTGTGAACTTTCTCCGGAGTCCAACCTGTACCTGCTGGGGAGGAACAACTTGTCAACTGGGTAGAGCAGGCTCGCTTTATGGTTGAGGAATGTGATaggtcagacagagaaaagggaatGAGGATACTGGTGAGTTTGAAGGGACCTGCCTTGGAAATTATCCAGGCTGTTCGATTTAATAATCCAGAAGCAACTCCTCGAGAGTACGCTGATGTCATTGAGAACACGTTTGGTACCCttgagacagaggaagaactCTACTTTACCTTCAGACTCCTTAGCCAACACCCAGGTGAGAGACTGTCTGAGTTCCTGAGAAGAATGGAGAGGGTTTTGAGCAAAGTTGTGCAGAAAGGAGGCCTGCCACCTACCTTAGCAGATCGTGCACGCCTAGGACAACTCATTAAAGGAGCCACTGGGTCGGACATGATGGTTCTTAACCTAGGCATCTGCTtatcaacaaaacaagaagaggaaACAATGGTAGAAAGAGTTTACATTTATTGCTGACGTTTTTATAATACATTGTATAATACAGACACAGTTTGAAAAGATGCTTAAAAACAGAGAAGTCCAATGAATGAGATCAGTGCTGTGTGCGCGCATTTAATATATTTCAGTAGTGTTGGTCCTGTGATCTTACAGCCAATTCAAGTCCAGCCCCTCCCCAGCAAATGAGCCTCTTGTCACACCGTAGTCAAGTAAAAGTTCCTCATCCACACTGATGTCCCTCATGGCGACGAAAAGTATAATGTCCGTTTCCTGCCCGTACTGCTAGACTGTGAACAGTCTGGGTCGCATACTGGTGCACTTGGTGGAGTGATGAGCTGTTCCATGGTTGTCTTGGTTTGGTGGCACTCGCAGTGGCTGTCACGTGTGTCGATGCACTTTCCTCTGCCCTTCTTGttggtgtaaaaaaaacatgtacccAGTGTCATTTCCccatgtgtttttgtgggtgTGGAGTCCCTCTGCCGTGGAAAATTGTTTGCTGTGGTAATCACAGACCACCTCCCCCTTGGAAAATGGTCGAGTGGTTACCACGCCTCTGCCCTTTTCTGCCATGTCCTTCGTGCAAAGTCCCTTCCCTTTCTGGTACTGGACTAATTTCTTGATCTCCACGTTGTCCATTGCTGACTCCACCGCACCAGCTGGCTTCCAGCTGCTGAGCACTTTTTCAGCATTTGGAACATTGACCGTCCAGCTCTGCTTCTTTATACAGCTGTTGACTTGGCTCTCAGAGGGTAGACGTCTGTCGAAATGTGCtgtaaagacaatgaaaaaacTTCTGTTACTCAACATGTCCGGCACTTTGATTGCAGTGCAGTGATCACTTGGAGCTGTGATTGTTTCATGAGGAGGTTATTGGCATTTGAAACTTTTTTCATGTATACTCACACAGAATGTGCTGCATCCTTAGCTCCAGCTGCTTGTGGCGCCACCGGTCGTAACAATGGCGCACATGCCTCTCTGCCAGCTGCTCCCAGATCGACCGATTGGGAGCACAGCCATTCAGGGTTGATGAAGTCATATCCCTATATGACTTCATCGATAGGTCATACGCCATCTGCTTGTCCATCTTGTCAGACCAGTGTTTCACTGACGCTTCTCCTCGAGTCGAAGTGTCACTGCCAGAACTAGAACAAAGAATGAGAGGGTTAAGAACATGCCATTATCACGTGGAGAGCAAGCAACAAACTATATCACATCTCCAGGTATATGAGGTACTTACTTGGTGTCACCAGCCAGGGGTCACGGAAGGAGAGACCCTCTGACGATGTTCCCCGCCTCTCACGTTCTATAATGCTTCTCAACCGTGGCCGTCGAGTGAGCGAGGTAGTTGGCCACCAAGGACTTGTTGGCATCTACCATGTCCTTCTTGGTGGCAGTCTCAAACAGTCAGCATGGCATCTGGCTGGTTACTTTGGGGCAGTTGTACCTATAACGTTAGCGTagatatatattaatattacaCACTTGCTGTGTGTTATCATAATAATTGCATCATATATGAAACATTGTTGAAATGGATTTGTTTGACTAACTTGTTGTGCAACCGTTCCAAGTCGTTGCAAGCACTATGAATGGGTTTCCCCATGCTGGAGACCAAGAACTTGTCCTCAGAAGTGTCGTCCTCCACCAGCTGTCTCTATTTGCCAAGCTGCACCTCCTCGAAATATGCCTGGAACCACTATCgagagaataaaaacaatagTGAACCGTAAACATCTTGCTCAGGTACTGAACACTAGTTTGAAAGTAGTTATCACAGGGAAAATCTTTCGCGTAGATCTTACCGTCTCCTCCTCCTGGTCAAGCACGAAGGTAGCCACCTGTGTGACGACTGCCTTGTGCTCCAGGACTTCAGCAACTACATGGCCGCCATGCTCAGAGACTGGTCTTCGCTGCACCCACACCTGGATCTAGACCAAAAGGAGTTTTGTGAACAATGAGGCTACTGAAATGAATATGTAACAAATGACCTagtaaccccccaccccacccaaaaaaCCTGATGCTAAACAATATGTACAGTCATGCTCGACAATACCCGATTGCTGCATATGACCGAGTACCAGAGTGGCCTCCAGGTAGTTCACTACCAGCTGCTGCTCTGATTTTGCCAGCTTAGACCCCTCCACGGCCTGCGGGCCCACCAGCTTCCTGATGACTGTCAGGAAGTCATTCCTGGCAGCCCTCAGGATGAGCCTGCAGTCATGTGGAGACAGCAACCCTTCTGTCAGGATGGCACACCTGTTAAAAGGCAAATGATGTTGatatgttgatgttgttttatgAAATTGAATTCAAATAGACATGCATCCGGTTTGGTTGTATAATTACAGACACAAACCTAACATAACCAAATACAAACCTCTTCCAATCTCAGCTTCCATGCTGTTCTTCATACAAATCCGTCTCAGATGGACTGGGAGGCTGAATACAGGCTTCTGACAGCCATTGCACACAAGGAAATGCCTGTTGGATTTCATAGAGGGACAGAGNNNNNNNNNNNNNNNNNNNNNNNNNNNNNNNNNNNNNNNNNNNNNNNNNNNNNNNNNNNNNNNNNNNNNNNNNNNNNNNNNNNNNNNNNNNNNNNNNNNNNNNNNNNNNNNNNNNNNNNNNNNNNNNNNNNNNNNNNNNNNNNNNNNNNNNNNNNNNNNNNNNNNNNNNNNNNNNNNNNNNNNNNNNNNNNNNNNNNNNNNNNNNNNNNNNNNNNNNNNNNNNNNNNNNNNNNNNNNNNNNNNNNNNNNNNNNNNNNNNNNNNNNNNNNNNNNNNNNNNNNNNNNNNNNNNNNNNNNNNNNNNNNNNNNNNNNNNNNNNNNNNNNNNNNNNNNNNNNNNNNNNNNNNNNNNNNNNNNNNNNNNNNNNNNNNNNNNNNNNNNNNNNNNNNNNNNNNNNNNNNNNNNNNNNNNNNNNNNNNNNNNNNNNNNNNNNNNNNNNNNNNNNNNNNNNNNNNNNNNNNNNNNNNNNNNNNNNNNNNNNNNNNNNNNNNNNNNNNNNNattccaaatgcatctctaacaggccaagtaagctttctttcacacaaacattgcagatgacaccaaaagtctttctcagcttcaggtacatgttttctcagcatgtactggcaactttcaatggttttacctaaagtgaaagtgttacatttaaaacatgttattcatcacacagacactgcaaaccactcaaaaacacttttcctgactgatttacaacagttcccacttagtttttacagtttcccaacttttctcttacactgacactgtttctactaaagagtgactctgcttgttcaaaagacgtatctcgctgagataagcgtttctgtgcaacggtttattccaaatgcatctctaacaggccaagtaagctttctttcacacaaacattgcagatgacaccaaaagtctttctcagcttcaagtacatgttttctcagcatgtactggcaactttcaatggttttacctaaagtgaaagtgttacatttaaaacatgttattcatcacacagacactgcaaaccactcaaaaacactttttctgactgatttacaacagttcccacttagtttttacagtttcccaacttttctcttacactgacactgtttctactaaagagtgactctgcttgttcaaaagacgtatctcgctgagataagcgtttctgtgcaacggtttattccaaatgcatctctaacaggccaagtaagctttctttcacccaaacattgcagatgacaccaaaagtctttctcagcttcaggtacatgttttctcagcatgtactggcaactttcaatggttttacctaaagtgaaagtgttacatttaaaacatgttattcatcacacagacactgcaaaccactcaaaaacacttttcctgactgatttacaacagttcccacttagtttttacagtttcccaacttttctcttacactgacactgtttctactaaagagtgactctgcttcttcaaaagacgtatctcgctgagataagcgtttctgtgcaacggtttattccaaatgcatctctaacaggccaagtaagctttctttcacccaaacattgcagatgacaccaaaagtctttctcagcttcaggtacatgttttctcagcatgtactggcaactttcaatggttttacctaaagtgaaagtgttacatttaaaacatgttattcatcacacagacactgcaaaccactcaaaaacactttttctgactgatttacaacagttcccacttagtttttacagtttcccaacttttctcttacactgacactgtttctactaaagagtgactctgcttgttcaaaagacgtatctcgctgagataagcgtttctgtgcaacggtttattccaaatgcatctctaacaggccaagtaagctttctttcacacaaacattgcagatgacaccaaaagtctttctcagcttcaagtacatgttttctcagcatgtactggcaactttcaatggttttacctaaagtgaaagtgttacatttaaaacatgttattcatcacacagacactgcaaaccactcaaaaacacttttcctgactgatttacaacagttcccacttagtttttacagtttcccaacttttctcttacactgacactgtttctactaaagagtgactctgcttcttcaaaagacgtatctcgctgagataagcgtttctgtgcaacggtttattccaaatgcatctctaacaggccaagtaagctttctttcacacaaacattgcagatgacaccaaaagtctttctcagcttcaggtacatgttttctcagcatgtactggcaactttcaatggttttacctaaagtgaaagtgttacatttaaaacatgttattcatcacacagacactgcaaaccactcaaaaacactttttctgactgatttacaacagttcccacttagtttttacagtttcccaacttttctcttacactgacactgtttctactaaagagtgactctgcttgttcaaaagacgtatctcgctgagataagcgtttctgtgcaacggtttattccaaatgcatctctaacaggccaagtaagctttctttcacacaaacattgcagatgacaccaaaagtctttctcagcttcaggtacatgttttctcagcatgtactggcaactttcaatggttttacctaaagtgaaagtgttacatttaaaacatgttattcatcacacagacactgcaaaccactcaaaaacacttttcctgactcatttacaacagttcccacttagtttttacagtttcccaacttttctcttacactgacactgtttctactaaagagtgactctgcttgttcaaaagacgtatctcgctgagataagcgtttctgtgcaacggtttattccaaatgcatctctaacaggccaagtaagctttctttcacacaaacattgcagatgacaccaaaagtctttctcagcttcaagtacatgttttctcagcatgtactggcaactttcaatggttttacctaaagtgaaagtgttacatttaaaacatgttattcatcacacagacactgcaaaccactcaaaaacactttttctgactcatttacaacagttcccacttagtttttacagtttcccaacttttctcttacactgacactgtttctactaaagagtgactctgcttgttcaaaagacgtatctcgctgagataagcgtttctgtgcaacggtttattccaaatgcatctctaacaggccaagtaagctttctttcacacaaacattgcagatgacaccaaaagtctttctcagcttcaggtacatgttttctcagcatgtactggcaactttcaatggttttacctaaagtgaaagtgttacatttaaaatatgttattcatcacacagacactgcaaaccactcaaaaacacttttcctgactgatttacaacagttcccacttagtttttacagtttcccaacttttctcttacactgacactgtttctactaaagagtgactctgcttgttcaaaagacgtatctcgctgagataagcgtttctgtgcaacggtttattccaaatgcatctctaacaggccaagtaagctttctttcacacaaacattgcagatgacaccaaaagtctttctcagcttcaggtacatgttttctcagcatgtactggcaactttcaatggttttacctaaagtgaaagtgttacatttaaaacatgttattcatcacacagacactgcaaaccactcaaaaacactttttctgactcatttacaacagttcccacttagtttttacagtttcccaacttttctcttacactgacactgtttctactaaagagtgactctgcttcttcaaaagacgtatctcgctgagataagcgtttctgtgcaacggtttattccaaatgcatctctaacaggccaagtaagctttctttcacacaaacattgcacatgacaccaaaagtctttctcagcttcaggtacatgttttctcagcatgtactggcaactttcaatggttttacctaaagtgaaagtgttacatttaaaacatgttattcatcacacagacactgcaaaccactcaaaaacacttttcctgactgatttacaacagttcccacttagtttttacagtttcccaacttttctcttacactgacactgtttctactaaagagtgactctgcttgttcaaaagacgtatctcgctgagataagcgtttctgtgcaacggtttattccaaatgcatctctaacaggccaagtaagctttctttcacacaaacattgcagatgacaccaaaagtctttctcagcttcaggtacatgttttctcagcatgtactggcaactttcaatggttttacctaaagtgaaagtgttacatttaaaacatgttattcatcacacagacactgcaaaccactcaaaaacactttttctgactgatttacaacagttcccacttagtttttacagtttcccaacttttctcttacactgacactgtttctactaaagagtgactctgcttgttcaaaagacgtatctcgctgagataagcgtttctgtgcaacggtttattccaaatgcatctctaacaggccaagtaagctttctttcacccaaacattgcagatgacaccaaaagtctttctcagcttcaggtacatgttttctcagcatgtactggcaactttcaatggttttacctaaagtgaaagtgttacatttaaaacatgttattcatcacacagacactgcaaaccactcaaaaacacttttcctgactgatttacaacagttcccacttagtttttacagtttcccaacttttctcttacactgacactgtttctactaaagagtgactctgcttgttcaaaagacgtatctcgctgagataagcgtttctgtgcaacggtttattccaaatgcatctctaacaggccaagtaagctttctttcacacaaacattgcagatgacaccaaaagtctttctcagcttcaggtacatgttttctcagcatgtactggcaactttcaatggttttacctaaagtgaaagtgttacatttaaaacatgttattcatcacacagacactgcaaaccactcaaaaacactttttctgactgatttacaacagttcccacttagtttttacagtttcccaacttttctcttacactgacactgtttctactaaagagtgactctgcttcttcaaaagacgtatctcgctgagataagcgtttctgtgcaacggtttattccaaatgcatctctaacaggccaagtaagctttctttcacccaaacattgcagatgacaccaaaagtctttctcagcttcaggtacatgttttctcagcatgtactggcaactttcaatggttttacctaaagtgaaagtgttacatttaaaacatgttattcatcacacagacactgcaaaccactcaaaaacacttttcctgactgatttacaacagttcccacttagtttttacagtttcccaacttttctcttacactgacactgtttctactaaagagtgactctgcttcttcaaaagacgtatctcgctgagataagcgtttctgtgcaacggtttattccaaatgcatctctaacaggccaagtaagctttctttcacccaaacattgcagatgacaccaaaagtctttctcagcttcaggtacatgttttctcagcatgtactggcaactttcaatggttttacctaaagtgaaagtgttacatttaaaacatgttattcatcacacagacactgcaaaccactcaaaaacactttttctgactcatttacaacagttcccacttagtttttacagtttcccaacttttctcttacactgacactgtttctactaaagagtgactctgcttgttcaaaagacgtatctcgctgagataagcgtttctgtgcaacggtttattccaaatgcatctctaacaggccaagtaagctttctttcacacaaacattgcagatgacaccaaaagtctttctcagcttcaagtacatgttttctcagcatgtactggcaactttcaatggttttacctaaagtgaaagtgttacatttaaaacatgttattcatcacacagacactgcaaaccactcaaaaacacttttcctgactgatttacaacagttcccacttagtttttacagttacccaccttttctcttacactgacactgtttctactaaagagtgactctgcttgttcaaaagacgtatctcgctgagataagcgtttctgtgcaacggtttattccaaatgcatctctaacaggccaagtaagctttctttcacacaaacattgcagatgacaccaaaagtctttctcagcttcaggtacatgttttctcagcatgtactggcaactttcaatggttttacctaaagtgaaagtgttacatttaaaacatgttattcatcacacagacactgcaaaccactcaaaaacactttttctgactgatttacaacagttcccacttagtttttacagtttcccaacttttctcttacactgacactgtttctactaaagagtgactctgcttgttcaaaagacgtatctcgctgagataagcgtttctgtgcaacggtttattccaaatgcatctctaacaggccaagtaagctttctttcacccaaacattgcagatgacaccaaaagtctttctcagcttcaggtacatgttttctcagcatgtactggcaactttcaatggttttacctaaagtgaaagtgttacatttaaaacatgttattcatcacacagacactgcaaaccactcaaaaacacttttcctgactgatttacaacagttcccacttagtttttacagtttcccaacttttctcttacactgacactgtttctactaaagagtgactctgcttcttcaaaagacgtatctcgctgagataagcgtttctgtgcaacggtttattccaaatgcatctctaacaggccaagtaagctttctttcgcacaaacattgcagatgacaccaaaagtctttctcagcttcaggtacatgttttctcagcatgtactggcaactttcaatggttttacctaaagtgaaagtgttacatttaaaacatgttattcatcacacagacactgcaaaccactcaaaaacacttttcctgactgatttacaacagttcccacttagtttttacagtttcccaacttttctcttacactgacactgtttctactaaagagtgactctgcttgttcaaaagacgtatctcgctgagataagcgtttctgtgcaacggtttattccaaatgcatc
This sequence is a window from Chanos chanos chromosome 4, fChaCha1.1, whole genome shotgun sequence. Protein-coding genes within it:
- the LOC115810295 gene encoding paraneoplastic antigen Ma1 homolog is translated as MAQLPYWCKGEGIDPEHAILVKDVPVDTELHFIESTLESIKALTMLEKVNGKSIPLDVLPEGAEEPWRIVGPLAEEHQMPAQDGRRGDHVADAASPLQACSPEAIIRAEQLVNWVEQARFMVEECDRSDREKGMRILVSLKGPALEIIQAVRFNNPEATPREYADVIENTFGTLETEEELYFTFRLLSQHPGERLSEFLRRMERVLSKVVQKGGLPPTLADRARLGQLIKGATGSDMMVLNLGICLSTKQEEETMVERVYIYC